In a genomic window of Shouchella clausii:
- a CDS encoding carbohydrate ABC transporter permease, which produces MKGIFRKTNYAPGELSTAGKVFTYAALALGLAFFLFPVLWMVFTSLKSLEQIVSEPLSLLPNNWNWSNYIEVFQNHPFGTYLWNTTWYTIVTVCGTVFFSAFIAFGFARFRARGKTFLFAIVLSTMMLPPQVTMIPQYLLFNKIGWVDSYLPLTVPMLAGSAFLIFLLRQFYMGLPKELDEAVTIDGGGYFTIFFRIILPLSFPAMATAAILEFMFRWNDLIGPLIYLNTQDLYPLSLGLANFTAAYAATPWQLLMAASVMAVIPPLVLFFLAQKYFIQGVVISGTKG; this is translated from the coding sequence ATGAAAGGAATCTTTCGCAAAACCAATTACGCGCCTGGGGAGCTGTCCACCGCCGGTAAAGTCTTCACTTACGCTGCATTAGCCCTTGGCCTTGCTTTCTTTTTGTTCCCCGTATTATGGATGGTGTTTACGTCGCTGAAATCGCTGGAACAAATTGTTTCAGAGCCACTGTCATTGCTGCCGAATAACTGGAATTGGAGCAATTACATCGAAGTGTTTCAAAACCACCCTTTTGGCACCTATTTATGGAATACAACGTGGTACACAATCGTCACCGTTTGCGGCACTGTGTTCTTCTCTGCCTTCATTGCTTTTGGCTTTGCCCGCTTCCGTGCAAGAGGAAAAACATTTTTATTTGCCATCGTGCTGAGCACGATGATGCTGCCGCCACAAGTGACGATGATTCCACAATACTTGCTGTTCAATAAAATTGGCTGGGTCGACTCTTACTTGCCATTAACCGTTCCAATGCTAGCCGGCAGCGCTTTTTTAATCTTTTTGTTGCGCCAGTTTTATATGGGATTGCCAAAAGAACTAGATGAAGCTGTCACTATCGACGGCGGCGGCTACTTTACGATTTTTTTCCGCATCATTTTGCCGCTGTCGTTTCCGGCAATGGCTACGGCTGCCATTCTTGAATTTATGTTTCGCTGGAATGACTTGATCGGACCGCTCATTTATTTGAACACGCAAGATTTGTATCCGCTTTCATTAGGGCTCGCCAATTTCACCGCTGCTTATGCAGCAACACCATGGCAGCTTTTGATGGCCGCCTCAGTGATGGCCGTCATACCGCCGCTCGTTTTGTTCTTCTTGGCGCAAAAATACTTTATCCAAGGTGTCGTGATTTCAGGGACAAAAGGGTAA
- a CDS encoding putative holin-like toxin, with protein MTVFEGISLMLTFGLLIVALLSFHNHKK; from the coding sequence ATGACAGTATTTGAAGGAATTTCCCTTATGTTGACGTTCGGGCTACTGATCGTTGCATTGCTGTCATTTCACAACCATAAAAAATAA
- the tpiA gene encoding triose-phosphate isomerase, whose translation MDRKPVVGISLKIYMNTVAKTRAYVQQVKVLCQEISKLEVFIFPSLGTIPCVAELLKNTNIGYGAQNIAPVANGAFTGEYSIESLLECGGTLVELGHAERRANFNETDEMINQKARLVLEHGMTPVLCIGESIEQKESVRDHLRQQLVSNLTAIDSAKLENVIIAYEPIWSIGQAEAAAPEYVHKIHKMIRQLLYELYGQKVSEKVRIIYGGSVSKVNAGAIIADENVDGVFVGRFGHEPDNFKEIIEVVARNKRASK comes from the coding sequence ATGGATAGAAAACCGGTCGTTGGGATCAGTTTAAAAATTTATATGAATACGGTAGCAAAGACACGAGCGTATGTACAGCAAGTGAAAGTGCTTTGCCAAGAGATATCGAAGTTAGAGGTTTTTATCTTTCCAAGTTTAGGCACGATACCTTGCGTTGCAGAGTTATTAAAGAATACTAATATCGGTTATGGAGCACAGAATATTGCCCCTGTCGCCAATGGAGCGTTTACAGGAGAGTATTCGATTGAATCTTTATTGGAATGTGGTGGCACTTTGGTGGAATTGGGTCATGCAGAGCGGCGAGCAAACTTTAATGAAACAGATGAAATGATTAACCAGAAGGCACGCTTGGTGCTTGAACACGGAATGACACCCGTTTTATGTATTGGAGAATCAATCGAGCAAAAAGAAAGCGTCAGAGATCATTTACGACAACAATTAGTATCCAACTTAACGGCAATTGATTCAGCAAAGCTTGAAAATGTCATTATAGCTTATGAACCAATTTGGTCGATTGGTCAGGCGGAAGCAGCAGCTCCAGAATATGTTCATAAGATTCATAAAATGATTCGACAATTGCTTTATGAATTGTATGGACAAAAGGTTTCAGAGAAAGTTCGCATCATCTATGGTGGTTCCGTGAGTAAAGTTAATGCGGGTGCTATTATAGCCGATGAAAATGTCGATGGTGTATTTGTTGGTCGATTTGGACATGAACCAGACAATTTCAAGGAAATTATTGAAGTCGTAGCAAGAAATAAACGAGCGAGTAAATAG
- a CDS encoding carbohydrate ABC transporter permease has translation MAQPTYPRALSKSANKTVSIGARREEKYFWLFISPWLVGFLLFIGGPILASLYFSFTDYAIMDTATFVGLQNFINLFSDPLFYRSLFVTFAYAALAIPFTMIVGLGLAMLLNMKIKGQAFFRTFFYAPSIISGVSVAFLWMWILNPQFGIVNSILYELFGIQGPGWFTDPYTVIPSFVLMQLTAVGSTMIIFLASLQQLPKELYEAAAIDGAGAWRRFRNITVPLISPVILFNGIIALISSFQIFTQAYVITDGGPDWMSYFYVYYLFETAFFQNRIGYASAQAWILFLIIFALTFLSLYVSRKSVHYEYDK, from the coding sequence GTGGCACAACCAACTTATCCAAGAGCGTTGTCAAAGTCAGCAAACAAAACCGTATCGATTGGGGCACGGCGTGAAGAAAAGTATTTTTGGCTGTTTATTTCCCCTTGGCTCGTCGGCTTTTTACTTTTTATTGGCGGGCCTATTCTTGCATCGCTGTACTTTAGTTTTACCGATTATGCCATCATGGACACAGCCACTTTTGTCGGCTTGCAAAACTTTATCAACCTTTTTTCCGACCCGCTCTTTTACCGATCGCTGTTTGTGACATTCGCTTACGCAGCGCTCGCCATTCCATTTACGATGATCGTCGGACTGGGACTGGCGATGCTTCTAAACATGAAAATAAAGGGGCAAGCATTTTTCCGCACATTTTTTTATGCCCCTTCGATTATTTCTGGCGTCTCCGTCGCTTTTTTATGGATGTGGATTTTAAACCCGCAATTTGGCATCGTCAATTCCATTCTCTATGAACTATTCGGCATTCAAGGGCCTGGCTGGTTTACCGACCCTTATACCGTCATTCCTTCCTTCGTGCTCATGCAGCTGACAGCAGTCGGCAGTACCATGATTATTTTTCTAGCGAGCCTTCAACAACTGCCAAAAGAATTGTACGAAGCGGCGGCCATTGACGGGGCCGGAGCATGGCGGCGGTTCCGCAATATCACTGTGCCGCTCATATCGCCTGTGATTCTTTTTAACGGCATCATCGCGCTCATTTCTTCCTTTCAAATTTTCACTCAAGCTTACGTCATCACAGATGGCGGCCCCGACTGGATGTCTTACTTTTACGTCTACTATCTGTTTGAAACCGCCTTTTTCCAAAATCGTATCGGCTACGCGTCTGCACAAGCATGGATTTTGTTTTTAATCATTTTCGCGTTGACGTTCTTGTCCCTCTATGTGTCAAGAAAATCGGTCCACTATGAATATGACAAGTAA
- a CDS encoding GNAT family N-acetyltransferase, translating to MEASNLIIQIKPWEDNDLDLLFRINAPEMMQHLGGPESKEQILKRHKRYLELGNKGRMYSIILLPELEPVGSVGYWQTTWNNESVYETGWSILPSYQGKGIATKAVKLAIEEASRENKYEYIHAFPSIDNPASNAICRKLDFQFISECEFEYPPGSFMRCNNWRYNLIGQ from the coding sequence TTGGAAGCAAGTAACCTTATCATTCAGATAAAGCCTTGGGAAGATAATGACCTTGATTTACTTTTTCGTATAAACGCTCCAGAAATGATGCAGCATCTTGGCGGTCCAGAGAGTAAAGAACAGATTTTGAAACGACATAAACGATATCTTGAGCTTGGTAATAAAGGACGTATGTACAGCATTATATTGTTACCAGAATTAGAACCAGTGGGCTCTGTAGGTTATTGGCAAACTACTTGGAATAATGAAAGTGTATATGAAACTGGATGGAGCATTCTACCCTCTTATCAAGGGAAAGGAATAGCTACAAAAGCAGTAAAGTTAGCAATAGAAGAAGCATCTCGTGAGAACAAATATGAATACATTCACGCATTCCCATCGATTGATAATCCTGCTTCTAATGCAATTTGTCGGAAGCTTGACTTTCAGTTTATCTCTGAATGCGAATTCGAATATCCTCCAGGAAGCTTTATGCGGTGCAATAATTGGCGTTATAACTTAATTGGGCAATAG
- the uvrA gene encoding excinuclease ABC subunit UvrA, with amino-acid sequence MKDMIRIRGARENNLKNVSLDVPKHQFVVVTGPSGSGKSTLALDLLQRECQRQYMESNGESGESLEKPDVDSIDGLSPSIAVNQHRTNRNPRSTVGTVTDMYTYLRLIFQKKGERRCLNCQTLIPPPVDEQEAIHCPACARVHEPLTKAAFSFNTPSGACPSCSGLGTVTDINKDAVFQMDKSLEEGAVTFWYDSVRQYYTAILEAAGGYYGLDIRGNKALNAYSEAELDLLFYGVESDTFARHFPHTKPPKTVSKGKFEGVLTGMWRRYQEKNGQSGEAAYFILQECRSCKGERLKKETREVTVCSRTLPSICKSSIHDLHQWIGDVQRFYKQADDSLLHTVLHDLSVKVERVIRVGLGYLSLDRNSVTLSGGEAQRLRLASILGSGLTGVLYLLDEPTAGLHPKDTDGLVDIMKQLCNLGNTVLVIEHDPRVIAEADHVIDVGPAAGRFGGEIVGQGTLVELMNQPASITGTYLKHERRLQGAKRPGNGKTITIHKANKHNLKDVTASFPLQTLTAVTGVSGSGKSSLVFDVLAEATPSHFEGCQHISGLEHVDAIIRVDQAPLSRMQRSNVATYMDLFAYLRKLFAALPAAKERGLSAKSFSFNTPGGRCDRCEGLGQVAVDMHFLSHVQVECPVCHGKRFKEDVLAVTFSGYTIADMLNLRIEESLALFDSQKKLTSLLQLLCEVGLGYLQWGQPVTTLSGGEAQRLKLAKELARHTAGHTLYLLDEPTTGLHPSDIENLFVLLGKLVDAGNTVVVVEHTTELIAASDWVIDMGPGGGDAGGKVVATGKPQDIAEEKGSFTGAFLAPYL; translated from the coding sequence ATGAAGGATATGATCCGCATTCGCGGCGCACGGGAAAATAACTTAAAGAACGTGTCACTTGATGTTCCAAAGCATCAGTTTGTCGTTGTCACTGGCCCCTCTGGATCAGGCAAATCGACACTGGCACTTGATTTGTTGCAACGAGAATGCCAACGCCAATATATGGAATCAAACGGAGAATCAGGAGAGTCGCTTGAAAAACCAGATGTTGATTCAATCGATGGCCTGTCCCCGTCCATCGCCGTTAACCAGCACCGCACCAACCGCAATCCTCGTTCAACAGTTGGCACGGTGACGGACATGTATACGTATTTACGTCTCATCTTCCAAAAGAAAGGCGAAAGACGGTGCCTAAACTGTCAAACACTGATCCCTCCGCCTGTCGACGAGCAAGAGGCAATCCATTGCCCTGCCTGTGCCCGTGTCCATGAACCGTTAACAAAAGCAGCGTTTTCATTTAATACACCAAGCGGCGCCTGCCCTTCATGCAGCGGCCTCGGCACGGTGACAGACATCAACAAAGATGCCGTCTTCCAGATGGACAAAAGCCTTGAAGAAGGCGCTGTCACCTTCTGGTACGATAGTGTCCGGCAATATTACACAGCTATCCTTGAAGCAGCGGGGGGCTATTATGGCCTCGACATCCGCGGAAATAAAGCGCTCAACGCATATAGCGAAGCTGAACTCGACTTGCTTTTCTACGGCGTAGAAAGCGACACGTTTGCACGCCATTTCCCACATACAAAACCACCTAAAACCGTAAGCAAAGGAAAATTCGAGGGTGTTCTGACTGGCATGTGGCGCCGCTACCAAGAAAAGAACGGGCAATCTGGCGAGGCTGCCTACTTTATCCTACAAGAGTGCCGAAGCTGCAAAGGCGAGCGCTTAAAAAAGGAAACAAGGGAAGTCACCGTCTGCAGCCGAACATTGCCTAGCATTTGCAAAAGCTCCATTCATGATCTACACCAATGGATTGGCGACGTGCAACGTTTTTACAAACAAGCTGATGACTCGTTGCTTCATACCGTTCTCCATGACTTGTCTGTCAAAGTTGAGCGTGTGATCCGCGTCGGCCTTGGCTATTTGTCTCTCGACCGCAATTCAGTTACACTTTCAGGCGGAGAAGCTCAACGGCTTCGCCTTGCCTCAATCCTAGGCTCGGGTCTCACAGGCGTCTTGTATTTGCTGGACGAGCCTACAGCCGGACTCCACCCTAAAGACACTGATGGGCTGGTCGACATTATGAAGCAGCTCTGCAACTTAGGCAATACCGTACTCGTTATTGAACATGATCCACGTGTCATTGCTGAAGCGGATCACGTCATTGACGTGGGCCCGGCCGCAGGGCGATTTGGCGGAGAAATCGTCGGCCAAGGAACATTAGTCGAGCTAATGAATCAACCGGCTTCCATTACAGGGACCTATTTAAAACATGAGCGCCGCCTGCAAGGGGCAAAGCGGCCAGGAAATGGGAAAACAATCACCATTCACAAAGCCAACAAGCACAACTTAAAAGACGTCACCGCCTCTTTTCCATTGCAAACATTAACCGCTGTCACAGGCGTTTCAGGGTCAGGCAAATCGTCGCTTGTTTTCGATGTCCTTGCCGAGGCGACGCCGTCTCATTTTGAAGGCTGCCAACATATTAGCGGACTTGAACACGTTGATGCGATCATTCGCGTCGACCAAGCGCCCCTTTCCCGGATGCAGCGTTCAAACGTAGCAACATACATGGACTTGTTCGCCTATCTGCGAAAACTATTTGCTGCATTGCCCGCCGCAAAAGAACGTGGATTAAGCGCAAAAAGCTTTTCATTTAATACGCCAGGCGGACGCTGCGACCGTTGCGAAGGACTTGGCCAAGTCGCCGTTGACATGCATTTCCTTTCCCACGTGCAAGTAGAATGCCCCGTTTGCCACGGCAAACGGTTTAAAGAGGACGTACTTGCCGTAACATTTAGCGGCTATACCATTGCGGACATGCTAAACTTACGGATCGAAGAGAGTTTGGCGCTATTTGACAGCCAAAAAAAACTAACTTCGCTGCTCCAGCTCCTTTGTGAAGTCGGCCTTGGCTACTTGCAATGGGGCCAGCCAGTTACAACGCTTTCCGGCGGCGAAGCACAGCGGTTGAAGCTGGCAAAAGAACTAGCCAGACATACGGCAGGCCATACTCTCTATTTGCTCGACGAACCGACAACGGGCTTGCACCCTTCTGATATTGAAAACTTGTTCGTTTTACTTGGAAAGCTCGTTGACGCAGGCAATACCGTCGTCGTTGTCGAACATACAACAGAATTGATTGCCGCATCCGACTGGGTGATTGATATGGGGCCTGGCGGAGGAGACGCTGGCGGGAAAGTCGTCGCAACAGGAAAGCCACAAGACATTGCGGAGGAAAAAGGCTCATTTACTGGCGCCTTTTTGGCTCCTTATCTGTAA
- a CDS encoding ABC transporter substrate-binding protein, which translates to MKRSVKPLLIVPLLLPLLATGSCANEETVTTNEVELTWLVRSDPNLIEWEHRVIEEFEKEHPGIKVRLQTIPQGEIDQKLQTMIAGGNVPDVWSPNWADSGFGGYHKLGALKDLTPYIEQDPEVVEGIDETLLDIYRTEEGTFGLPILSMGSFLYYNRDLFDAAGIEPPPTDWEDKSWDWEAMIEAAKAITNNDLPPTQRVYGILNDNSPNRDAWMFGGDLFAQETYETGELVEPTVTTNPRNYEAIQARYDLINEHEVMPPQSEVAALAQLSDPFLSGRVGMVMKGGWGTRQYANTDLNWGLAAYPYTNEDRQIPLYVDPWSIGEGSKHPEEAWEFLKFLMDPDKAAKWMVEMTLESPAHSELKELWYELISERTGISVDDLRKADEGALKYGRPTDNHLISNFAPIMKHQNMTVNAIYDRRKGVEEGLEELQNNLKALTY; encoded by the coding sequence ATGAAAAGATCGGTTAAACCGCTGCTTATTGTGCCGTTGCTGCTGCCGTTGCTGGCCACTGGAAGCTGTGCGAATGAAGAGACAGTGACAACAAACGAAGTCGAACTAACATGGCTTGTCCGCAGCGACCCAAACTTAATTGAATGGGAGCACCGGGTCATTGAAGAGTTTGAAAAAGAGCATCCTGGAATTAAAGTCCGCTTACAGACGATTCCCCAAGGGGAAATTGACCAAAAGTTGCAAACAATGATTGCTGGCGGCAATGTTCCAGACGTTTGGTCGCCAAACTGGGCGGATTCTGGCTTTGGTGGTTACCATAAGCTAGGTGCTTTAAAAGATTTAACGCCTTATATCGAGCAAGATCCAGAAGTGGTAGAAGGCATTGACGAAACATTGTTGGATATTTACCGGACAGAGGAAGGGACTTTTGGGCTACCGATCCTATCGATGGGCTCTTTTCTTTACTACAATCGTGACTTGTTTGATGCGGCTGGCATTGAACCGCCGCCGACGGATTGGGAAGATAAAAGCTGGGACTGGGAGGCGATGATTGAAGCAGCAAAAGCGATTACGAACAACGATCTGCCGCCGACCCAGCGCGTTTATGGGATTTTGAATGACAATTCCCCTAACCGGGATGCATGGATGTTTGGCGGCGACTTATTCGCTCAGGAAACCTATGAAACAGGAGAACTAGTCGAGCCGACTGTGACAACAAACCCGCGCAATTACGAAGCCATCCAAGCACGGTACGATTTGATTAACGAACACGAAGTGATGCCGCCGCAAAGCGAGGTGGCCGCGCTTGCGCAACTAAGTGACCCATTTTTAAGCGGGCGCGTCGGCATGGTCATGAAAGGCGGTTGGGGGACACGCCAATACGCCAATACTGACTTAAACTGGGGGCTTGCAGCTTATCCTTATACGAACGAAGACCGGCAAATTCCCCTTTACGTCGATCCGTGGTCGATTGGCGAAGGCAGTAAGCATCCAGAGGAAGCATGGGAATTCCTCAAATTTTTAATGGACCCAGACAAAGCTGCCAAATGGATGGTCGAAATGACGTTAGAAAGCCCCGCTCATAGCGAGTTGAAAGAACTTTGGTATGAACTGATTTCCGAGCGAACAGGCATTTCAGTGGATGATTTGCGCAAAGCAGATGAAGGCGCACTCAAATACGGGCGCCCGACAGACAACCACTTAATTTCTAATTTTGCGCCTATCATGAAGCACCAAAACATGACCGTTAATGCTATTTACGACCGGCGCAAAGGCGTAGAGGAAGGACTTGAAGAGCTTCAGAACAATTTAAAGGCGCTAACTTATTAA
- a CDS encoding biotin-dependent carboxyltransferase family protein, which translates to MSISILKGGLLTTVQDLGRKGYLHQGVVEGGAMDRLALRSANLAVGNEEGAACLEMTLLGPAILFKQASLICVAGKGMTPYMEGKPYPLGAAISVPAGQELTFKTARQGARAYLAIAGGIDVPAVLGSRSTYLRAKLGGFEGRKLEKGDLLPIGKVAEHLAPLLKKADKQGCPLVSNWHVNGSLSDSATLSETVVRALPGSHFSMFTKESQTNVFDMSFTIQNNSDRMGYRLQGEAPLLRETKEELLSEAVTFGTVQVPPDGEPIVLMADRQSTGGYPRMLQVAAVDLPKLAQMRPGDTFSFKKITLEEAQYFYLQQELAMQQRKVGIALKQAEWLAQ; encoded by the coding sequence ATGAGCATTTCGATTTTAAAAGGGGGACTGTTGACGACGGTCCAAGATCTTGGCCGCAAAGGTTATCTCCATCAAGGGGTGGTTGAAGGCGGGGCAATGGACAGGCTAGCTCTTCGCAGTGCCAATCTTGCAGTTGGAAATGAAGAAGGCGCGGCTTGCTTAGAAATGACACTTCTCGGCCCTGCGATTCTATTTAAACAAGCGAGTCTCATTTGTGTAGCGGGAAAAGGAATGACCCCCTACATGGAAGGGAAACCATACCCGTTAGGAGCGGCCATTTCTGTCCCTGCCGGCCAAGAGCTTACTTTTAAAACGGCCAGGCAAGGGGCCAGGGCGTATTTAGCGATTGCCGGTGGAATTGATGTGCCTGCTGTTCTAGGAAGCCGGAGTACCTATTTACGCGCCAAGCTTGGTGGATTCGAAGGAAGAAAATTGGAAAAAGGCGATCTCCTTCCGATTGGAAAGGTTGCCGAGCACCTTGCCCCTTTACTAAAGAAAGCAGATAAGCAAGGTTGTCCCCTTGTTTCGAATTGGCATGTGAATGGGTCATTGAGCGATTCGGCAACTTTGAGTGAGACCGTTGTCCGGGCACTTCCTGGCAGCCATTTTTCAATGTTTACAAAAGAGAGCCAAACAAATGTGTTCGACATGTCCTTCACGATTCAAAACAACTCCGACCGAATGGGCTATCGCCTTCAGGGAGAAGCGCCGCTCTTACGTGAAACGAAGGAGGAGTTGTTGTCAGAAGCTGTCACGTTTGGGACCGTGCAAGTGCCACCTGATGGCGAGCCGATTGTACTAATGGCTGACCGGCAGTCAACAGGCGGTTATCCTCGAATGTTGCAAGTTGCTGCTGTTGATTTGCCCAAGCTTGCGCAAATGCGACCAGGGGATACATTTTCTTTTAAAAAAATAACTTTGGAGGAAGCGCAATATTTCTATTTGCAGCAGGAACTGGCGATGCAACAACGAAAGGTTGGAATCGCGCTAAAACAGGCGGAATGGCTTGCACAATAA
- a CDS encoding AraC family transcriptional regulator, which yields MDLLEKMNAVVSYVENHLDEEINYGEVAKIACFSEHHFKRMFSFIAGISLSEYVRRRRLTLAAFDLKNSDMRVIDVAMKYGYKSPDSFSRAFQTLHEVTPNTVKNSDVSLKAYPRMTFQIAIKGDVEMNYRFVEKEAFTVVGKKETVASSGTEFNPKLWEHLEEIEEKIKPFDNTSFSGILHVSLTNENGDVDYYVATATTKPFPKELEQLEISPQTWAVFQVAGEMPTALLKTWERVYTEWFPTSGYELTKAPEFVKGNDTKTEIWVPVRKKK from the coding sequence ATGGATTTGCTTGAAAAGATGAACGCAGTAGTAAGCTATGTCGAAAACCATCTAGATGAAGAGATCAATTATGGAGAGGTTGCAAAGATCGCTTGCTTTTCTGAACATCATTTCAAACGAATGTTTTCGTTCATAGCAGGTATATCTTTGTCGGAATATGTTCGTAGAAGACGTTTGACCTTAGCTGCTTTTGATTTAAAAAATAGTGACATGAGGGTGATTGATGTAGCCATGAAGTATGGGTACAAATCGCCGGATTCATTTTCAAGGGCATTTCAAACGCTACACGAAGTAACTCCTAATACAGTCAAAAATTCTGACGTCTCATTAAAAGCTTATCCTCGGATGACCTTCCAAATAGCTATTAAGGGAGATGTTGAAATGAATTACAGATTTGTTGAGAAAGAAGCTTTTACTGTTGTGGGAAAAAAAGAAACGGTAGCGTCTAGTGGGACCGAATTCAATCCAAAATTGTGGGAGCACCTCGAAGAGATCGAAGAAAAAATTAAGCCATTCGATAATACCTCGTTTTCGGGTATATTACATGTTTCACTGACAAATGAGAATGGCGACGTCGATTACTATGTTGCTACAGCCACTACCAAGCCTTTTCCCAAAGAACTTGAGCAGTTGGAGATATCTCCACAAACGTGGGCGGTATTTCAAGTCGCAGGAGAAATGCCAACCGCATTATTAAAGACATGGGAGCGCGTGTATACAGAGTGGTTCCCTACCTCGGGTTATGAATTAACTAAAGCTCCTGAATTTGTTAAAGGAAACGATACAAAGACAGAAATTTGGGTTCCTGTTAGAAAAAAGAAGTAG
- a CDS encoding MerR family transcriptional regulator: MKHYRPIDIARELNISTSALRHYESWGIIPPPERAANQYRLYTNEHLAYFRCLRAMIPGFGFPLTAKVLCAVQDGDVDKAFWLVSGEQAQLYNEKTIAEQTLALLRNPDLSPIEGKKLKSHMTIGEAATLTEVPPSAIRHWEKEGLIHPDRHPENGYRLFTPMHIRQILLIRTMRRTVYFLENIKEVVHALEHHSMEEAQKMTEQALSTLHQRNRDQFWGIQKLMALCHEVGLIKEEWKNFYF; the protein is encoded by the coding sequence ATGAAGCATTACCGGCCAATTGATATTGCGCGTGAACTGAACATTAGCACGAGTGCACTCCGCCATTATGAGTCTTGGGGAATAATTCCACCGCCAGAACGGGCGGCCAATCAGTACCGCCTTTATACGAATGAACATCTCGCTTATTTCCGGTGTCTTCGCGCTATGATTCCTGGTTTTGGTTTTCCGTTGACAGCAAAAGTGCTCTGTGCCGTCCAGGACGGAGACGTGGACAAGGCTTTTTGGCTTGTTAGCGGAGAACAGGCACAGCTTTACAACGAAAAAACGATTGCTGAACAAACGCTTGCCTTGCTCCGCAATCCAGATTTATCGCCAATCGAAGGGAAGAAGTTAAAAAGCCATATGACGATAGGCGAGGCTGCGACACTGACAGAAGTCCCTCCTTCGGCTATCCGCCATTGGGAAAAAGAAGGGCTGATCCATCCAGACCGTCATCCCGAAAATGGCTATCGATTGTTCACTCCCATGCATATCCGCCAAATTTTATTGATTCGTACGATGCGCCGGACCGTCTATTTTCTTGAGAACATAAAAGAAGTGGTTCACGCCCTTGAACATCACAGCATGGAAGAAGCGCAGAAAATGACAGAACAGGCATTGTCTACACTCCACCAACGCAACCGAGACCAATTTTGGGGCATTCAAAAACTAATGGCGCTCTGCCATGAAGTCGGACTCATTAAAGAAGAGTGGAAAAATTTTTATTTTTAG
- the pxpB gene encoding 5-oxoprolinase subunit PxpB, producing MRGQHLQFYPLSEGALTVSFATGIHDTTNTQIRQLMNDLDKRRFPGYIEAVPSYTGVTIFFDPAHVAGAAMKGSSICEKVECLLRERIGALGESEQASTGKTIAIPVCYGGDYGPDLAAVAAHNHLSVEDVINRHCAGDYLVYMIGFAPGFPFLGGMDPAISAPRRKQPRAVIPAGTVGIAGGQTGVYPLETPGGWQLIGRTPLVLFDPERKQPSLLAPGDRVRFEAISAKTYEHMKEAGR from the coding sequence ATGCGAGGACAACACCTGCAATTTTATCCTTTAAGCGAAGGAGCGTTGACGGTATCGTTTGCCACTGGCATTCATGATACAACCAATACGCAGATTAGGCAGTTGATGAACGATTTGGACAAGCGTCGTTTTCCTGGCTATATTGAAGCAGTCCCAAGTTATACGGGAGTAACAATATTTTTTGACCCTGCCCACGTTGCTGGCGCAGCCATGAAAGGGAGCAGCATTTGTGAAAAAGTGGAATGTTTGCTAAGGGAACGGATTGGTGCTTTAGGGGAAAGCGAACAAGCTTCAACTGGAAAGACGATTGCCATCCCAGTATGCTATGGCGGCGACTATGGGCCAGATTTAGCGGCGGTTGCCGCCCATAATCATTTAAGCGTCGAGGATGTCATCAACAGGCATTGTGCTGGCGACTATCTCGTTTATATGATCGGGTTTGCCCCTGGTTTTCCGTTTCTCGGTGGGATGGACCCGGCCATTTCCGCGCCAAGACGAAAACAGCCGCGAGCCGTGATTCCTGCTGGAACGGTCGGCATTGCCGGTGGCCAGACCGGTGTCTACCCACTAGAAACGCCTGGCGGGTGGCAGCTTATTGGCAGAACGCCGCTTGTATTATTCGACCCTGAGCGCAAACAACCAAGCTTGCTTGCCCCAGGAGATCGCGTCCGGTTTGAGGCGATTTCAGCGAAAACATATGAGCACATGAAAGAGGCGGGACGATGA